A stretch of the Leptospiraceae bacterium genome encodes the following:
- a CDS encoding O-antigen ligase family protein yields MLVFLQVSFIVFLFFHFYLDLERIGVTKELFWPTTAMASFFFYKKKEALKSYKELIFYIASIYLILYSSINGMIYLPESFVIKQKMYLKFLYYTSFFSFLFLVHKQKTKRILFVFTLLSSTHIFLSWYYLINSTRSIPLLLYSFLFVSCFELPKKFKLRPLHILAFLIFVSSILSTVFSANFARSLPSFLYLVSGLVIFYILSLFQNIKEKRLIMGFIFLYYSLSILIFLAYLFQSNTLFLFQRTFETSIGSFQVNSIGSMIAINFPLVLFFTLFQKPYKFVYGFILMISLVVLYFTHSRASILAIGISSVFILLHFLKNTRIIHQNKKAFFLILLTFFAFGIFVFLNAKKSSMFTDVSTLEVRFGIWEYFYRITSREAPFLGFGPENESILSTYPTKDLSPKVLKIIQDYVQYSGANPHAHNLIFQLFNNYGFLGVLSYSLLSLYLSILLIKSFLKKKVSVFILIPLSALLSVFMQELFDYTIPDSIIFYLVIVLLGILAASYRSKIIYTVTLSLNPYVRKITLTGLFIFMFTSFLLSYNYQLADQIENLFYKEIQHDNFHNFRFRVPLAASPNVKKFIQLDKKYLPLRVDEKRELFTGEIYLELSREGLPFLKKAEDRFLRCVKLNPRSAFCYRELSEIARMNKEEEKAGQLLDKYKALDPLHLIK; encoded by the coding sequence ATGCTTGTTTTCCTTCAGGTTTCTTTCATCGTATTTCTATTCTTTCATTTCTATCTGGATCTGGAAAGGATAGGTGTTACAAAAGAACTTTTCTGGCCGACTACAGCCATGGCTTCTTTTTTCTTTTATAAAAAGAAAGAAGCTCTCAAAAGCTATAAAGAGCTGATCTTTTATATTGCTTCTATCTATTTAATCTTATATTCTTCCATTAACGGAATGATATATTTACCGGAATCTTTTGTAATCAAACAAAAAATGTACCTTAAGTTTCTCTACTATACTTCTTTCTTTAGTTTTTTATTTTTGGTTCATAAACAAAAAACGAAAAGAATACTTTTTGTTTTTACTCTCCTATCCTCTACCCACATTTTTTTATCCTGGTATTACCTGATTAATTCTACCCGTTCTATTCCTCTTCTGTTATATTCTTTTTTATTTGTAAGTTGTTTTGAACTTCCTAAAAAGTTTAAACTTCGTCCTCTGCATATATTAGCCTTTCTTATTTTTGTATCTTCCATTTTATCTACAGTTTTTTCTGCTAATTTTGCGAGAAGTCTTCCTTCTTTTCTTTATCTTGTTTCGGGACTTGTGATCTTTTATATCCTTTCTTTATTTCAAAATATAAAAGAAAAACGCCTTATTATGGGTTTTATTTTTTTGTATTATTCCCTTTCTATTCTAATATTTCTGGCCTATCTCTTCCAATCCAATACACTATTCCTCTTTCAACGCACCTTTGAAACAAGCATTGGAAGCTTCCAGGTGAACTCTATAGGCTCCATGATTGCTATTAATTTTCCCCTGGTACTTTTTTTTACACTCTTTCAAAAACCTTATAAATTCGTTTACGGTTTCATTTTAATGATCTCCTTAGTTGTGCTTTATTTTACGCACTCAAGGGCTTCTATTCTGGCAATAGGTATAAGTTCGGTTTTTATCCTTTTGCACTTTTTAAAAAATACAAGAATTATTCATCAAAATAAAAAGGCCTTCTTTCTTATCTTGCTTACATTTTTTGCTTTCGGTATTTTTGTTTTTCTCAATGCCAAAAAATCTTCCATGTTTACCGATGTCTCTACTTTAGAAGTTCGGTTTGGAATCTGGGAATATTTTTATAGGATAACCAGCAGGGAAGCTCCTTTTCTTGGTTTCGGACCGGAGAATGAAAGTATTCTTTCTACCTATCCTACAAAGGATTTGTCTCCAAAGGTTTTAAAAATTATCCAGGACTATGTTCAATATTCGGGAGCCAATCCTCATGCGCATAACCTTATATTTCAACTTTTTAATAACTACGGTTTTTTAGGAGTCCTTTCCTATTCCCTCCTGTCTTTATACCTCTCTATCCTTCTTATTAAATCATTCTTAAAAAAGAAAGTATCCGTATTTATACTGATTCCTCTTTCCGCGCTTCTATCTGTATTTATGCAGGAATTATTTGATTATACTATTCCGGATTCTATTATTTTCTATCTTGTTATAGTTCTCCTCGGAATTTTAGCTGCAAGTTACAGAAGTAAGATTATTTATACTGTAACTCTGAGTTTAAATCCTTATGTAAGAAAAATAACCCTAACGGGTTTATTTATATTCATGTTTACATCATTTCTGCTCTCTTATAATTATCAGCTTGCCGACCAGATAGAAAATCTATTTTATAAAGAAATTCAGCATGACAATTTCCATAATTTCCGGTTTCGTGTTCCGCTTGCAGCAAGCCCGAATGTCAAAAAATTCATCCAATTAGATAAAAAGTATCTTCCCCTTCGAGTTGATGAAAAACGAGAATTATTCACCGGTGAAATTTACCTTGAACTTAGCCGCGAGGGCCTACCTTTTCTAAAAAAAGCAGAAGACCGTTTTTTACGTTGTGTAAAATTAAATCCGCGTTCAGCCTTTTGTTATCGAGAACTATCTGAAATTGCCAGAATGAATAAAGAAGAAGAAAAAGCCGGGCAGTTACTGGATAAATACAAAGCCTTAGACCCCTTACACCTCATTAAATAG
- the ileS gene encoding isoleucine--tRNA ligase encodes MKGETENKNSYSNTILLPKTSFPMKADLAKREVPQVKDWEDSNLFQRMLSSRDPKKSFVFHDGPPYANGNFHVGHSLNKVLKDIIVKFRHLQGYYTDMIPGWDCHGLPIEVQVLKKLGKDASSVSPSELRKKCREYAEQYVEIQGKDLSRFLCLWDKNRKYLTMSRDFEAKIVEIFGKLYKEGYIYKGKKPVYWCVALGTAHAEAEIEYKNHVSPSIYVKFPVKGENALSCLIWTTTPWTLPANLAICFNGNFAYSVYSSDGNEDLIFADGLKESIEEKTGLKFQKVRAVPVSELEKMKFSHPFIEREVVPLFGEHVTLEAGTGCVHTAPGHGMDDYKVGIKAGLELLSPVDDRGKFTDEFPLMKGENIFASNPKIVELLREKGKLLHHSEIEHSYPHSWRSKKPLIFRATPQWFFSVDHNNLRQKCIEAIDSVKWIPDWGINRIRAMVENRPDWCLSRQRNWGVPIPSFHCADCGHTQLTPKMIDFFTGLVKKEGIEVWYDWEEAKLLPEGTQCERCGSSSLKKENDILDVWFDSGVSNFAVLEERGNQPVADLYLEGSDQHRGWFQSSLWPSVALRGKPPYANVLTHGYVLDEKGRAMSKSLGNGVDPIKDVIDIYGADVLRLWVSSQDFRDDNRIGSEALKVLSEQYRKVRNTFRYLLGNLDGHKKEDNLPIAELEDIDSYYLSRFATFITELASAYENYQFHTIYQKLVNFCTVDLSQEYFEIIRDRMYCDRRDSKTRRSSCTVLSIILETLTVYISPILSFTAEEVWKSYGKKDSVFLSTFQDVAPYKNPEIEKKLSPVFKAKETVQKALELARQAGKIGKSLEAKLVFERKKENFLSGFSTEDLSFYYVVSQVSFGENPEEFHSKLELEEGMVYVVSPKEERCPRCWRYTEDMTKEKELCKRCEEAIH; translated from the coding sequence ATGAAGGGTGAAACAGAGAACAAAAATTCTTACAGTAATACTATTTTACTGCCAAAAACATCTTTTCCGATGAAAGCAGACCTCGCAAAACGGGAAGTTCCCCAGGTGAAAGACTGGGAGGATTCGAATCTTTTTCAGAGAATGCTTTCGTCCAGGGATCCCAAAAAAAGCTTTGTCTTTCATGATGGCCCTCCTTATGCAAACGGGAACTTTCATGTCGGCCACTCCCTGAACAAGGTTCTAAAAGACATCATCGTTAAGTTTCGTCATTTACAGGGTTATTATACGGATATGATTCCCGGCTGGGATTGTCACGGCTTACCGATTGAAGTTCAGGTTTTGAAAAAGCTGGGAAAAGATGCCTCCTCTGTCTCACCTTCCGAACTCAGGAAAAAATGTCGGGAATATGCAGAACAATACGTAGAAATCCAGGGAAAGGATCTGAGTCGTTTCCTTTGCCTCTGGGACAAGAACCGAAAATACCTGACTATGAGTCGGGATTTTGAAGCCAAAATTGTCGAAATATTCGGAAAGCTCTATAAAGAGGGTTATATCTACAAGGGTAAAAAGCCCGTTTACTGGTGCGTGGCTTTAGGAACGGCTCATGCGGAAGCGGAAATTGAGTATAAAAACCATGTTTCTCCCTCTATTTATGTGAAGTTTCCGGTCAAGGGAGAAAATGCACTTTCCTGTCTTATCTGGACAACCACTCCCTGGACGCTCCCGGCGAATCTGGCTATCTGTTTCAATGGGAATTTTGCCTATTCGGTTTATAGCTCAGATGGTAATGAAGACCTGATTTTTGCAGACGGACTGAAAGAATCCATCGAGGAAAAAACAGGCTTAAAATTCCAAAAAGTTCGGGCAGTTCCGGTTTCTGAGCTGGAGAAAATGAAATTTTCTCACCCTTTTATTGAGCGTGAAGTCGTTCCCCTGTTCGGAGAGCATGTCACCCTTGAAGCCGGAACAGGTTGTGTGCACACAGCTCCCGGCCACGGTATGGATGACTATAAAGTCGGGATTAAAGCCGGTCTGGAGCTTTTAAGCCCCGTAGATGATAGGGGAAAGTTTACCGATGAGTTCCCTCTGATGAAAGGAGAGAATATCTTCGCATCCAATCCGAAGATTGTGGAATTGCTTCGGGAAAAGGGTAAGCTTCTGCATCATAGTGAAATTGAACACTCCTATCCCCATAGCTGGAGGAGTAAAAAGCCTCTTATTTTCAGGGCAACTCCTCAGTGGTTTTTTTCGGTGGATCACAATAACCTGAGACAAAAATGTATAGAAGCCATTGATTCGGTAAAATGGATCCCGGACTGGGGTATTAATCGGATCCGAGCTATGGTAGAAAACCGCCCGGACTGGTGTCTTTCGAGACAGAGAAACTGGGGAGTGCCTATTCCTTCCTTTCACTGTGCGGATTGCGGACATACCCAGCTAACTCCCAAAATGATAGACTTTTTTACCGGACTCGTAAAAAAAGAAGGTATTGAAGTCTGGTATGACTGGGAAGAAGCAAAACTTTTGCCCGAAGGAACCCAATGTGAAAGATGTGGCTCTTCTTCTCTAAAAAAAGAAAATGATATTCTGGATGTATGGTTTGATTCCGGGGTTTCCAACTTCGCAGTTCTGGAAGAAAGGGGAAATCAACCGGTGGCTGATTTATACCTCGAAGGCTCAGACCAGCACAGGGGTTGGTTTCAGTCCAGTCTCTGGCCTTCCGTAGCTCTAAGGGGAAAGCCTCCCTATGCCAATGTTCTAACCCACGGCTATGTTCTGGACGAGAAAGGCCGGGCTATGTCCAAGTCTCTCGGAAATGGAGTAGATCCGATTAAGGATGTAATTGATATTTACGGAGCGGATGTTTTACGCCTCTGGGTTTCTTCTCAGGATTTTCGGGATGATAACCGCATTGGTTCGGAAGCCTTAAAGGTTTTGTCCGAGCAATACAGGAAAGTTCGAAATACTTTCCGTTATTTACTGGGTAATCTGGATGGTCATAAAAAAGAGGATAATCTTCCCATCGCAGAATTAGAGGATATCGATAGCTATTACCTTTCCCGATTTGCGACATTTATCACCGAATTAGCTTCGGCCTATGAGAATTACCAGTTTCATACAATTTATCAGAAACTGGTGAATTTCTGCACGGTAGATTTGTCCCAGGAATATTTTGAGATTATCCGGGATAGGATGTACTGTGATAGAAGAGATTCTAAAACGAGACGTTCTTCCTGTACGGTTCTTTCCATTATTCTGGAAACCCTGACAGTTTATATTTCCCCAATCTTAAGTTTCACGGCGGAAGAAGTTTGGAAATCTTACGGAAAGAAAGATTCTGTTTTTCTAAGTACCTTTCAGGATGTAGCTCCTTACAAAAATCCGGAGATTGAAAAGAAACTATCTCCTGTTTTTAAGGCAAAAGAAACGGTTCAAAAAGCCCTGGAGCTGGCCCGACAGGCAGGGAAAATAGGGAAATCTCTTGAAGCTAAACTTGTATTTGAGAGAAAGAAGGAGAATTTTCTTTCCGGATTTTCTACTGAAGACTTATCTTTCTATTATGTTGTATCCCAGGTATCGTTCGGAGAAAACCCGGAGGAATTTCATTCCAAACTTGAGTTAGAAGAGGGAATGGTTTATGTTGTGTCTCCAAAAGAAGAGCGCTGTCCGAGGTGCTGGAGATATACCGAAGACATGACGAAAGAAAAAGAACTTTGTAAACGCTGCGAGGAAGCAATTCACTAA
- a CDS encoding hybrid sensor histidine kinase/response regulator, producing the protein MILDNKKKLILLVDDNPKNIQVLASVLKGKEYQINAALSGEDALKRLKSVVPDLILLDVMMPGMDGFEVCKQIKKAEETANIPIIFLTAKTETEDIVRGFELGAADYVLKPFNSAELLSRVHTHLSLKHKEDALVRSNAEQKELLHILSHDLNNFFTSIIMSVEILQNYPADLDENLERIKRGALNGAELIDYIRQIRALEDKDDAPSFEKVSLKDAINESIFTLIRLSEKKQVSIINLIDSPYYIYAERVSFVHSLLNNLLSNAIKFSFINSKIECEVKEEDGDLLLSIRDYGIGMSESLKNSIFDISKITTRPGTSGERGTGFGLPLVKKLVERFGGSIFVESKEKDEPDFPRGTKFTLKLKKAEK; encoded by the coding sequence ATGATTCTTGATAATAAAAAAAAATTAATACTCCTCGTTGATGATAATCCTAAGAATATCCAGGTTCTGGCGTCTGTCCTGAAAGGAAAGGAATATCAAATCAATGCAGCCCTGAGCGGTGAAGATGCTTTAAAACGTCTGAAAAGCGTAGTTCCCGATCTGATCCTTCTGGACGTAATGATGCCCGGGATGGATGGTTTTGAAGTCTGTAAACAAATCAAAAAAGCAGAAGAAACGGCTAATATTCCCATTATATTCCTCACGGCAAAAACAGAAACCGAAGACATTGTTCGCGGCTTTGAACTGGGTGCTGCCGATTATGTGTTAAAACCTTTTAATTCTGCTGAACTTCTTTCTCGTGTGCATACCCATTTAAGTTTAAAGCATAAAGAAGATGCCCTGGTTCGCTCGAATGCCGAGCAAAAAGAACTTTTACATATTCTCTCTCATGATCTGAATAACTTTTTTACCTCCATTATCATGTCGGTAGAAATCTTACAAAATTATCCGGCGGATCTGGACGAAAATTTGGAACGGATTAAGCGAGGTGCTTTAAATGGAGCGGAACTCATTGATTATATCAGACAGATTCGGGCACTTGAAGACAAGGATGATGCACCATCATTTGAAAAGGTCTCTTTAAAAGATGCAATAAATGAATCCATATTTACACTGATTAGACTCTCTGAAAAGAAACAGGTTTCTATTATAAACCTGATTGATTCCCCCTACTATATATATGCGGAAAGGGTAAGTTTTGTACACTCTTTATTAAATAACCTTTTATCCAATGCCATTAAATTTTCCTTCATAAATTCAAAGATCGAATGTGAAGTCAAGGAAGAAGATGGAGACTTATTATTAAGTATTCGAGATTATGGGATCGGAATGTCTGAGTCTTTAAAAAATAGTATTTTTGATATTTCTAAGATAACGACAAGACCCGGTACCTCCGGTGAAAGAGGAACGGGTTTCGGGCTTCCGCTGGTGAAAAAATTGGTAGAACGATTTGGGGGAAGTATTTTCGTAGAAAGTAAGGAAAAGGATGAACCGGATTTCCCAAGAGGAACTAAATTTACCTTAAAACTAAAAAAAGCAGAAAAGTAA
- a CDS encoding DegT/DnrJ/EryC1/StrS family aminotransferase, giving the protein MGVPFIDIKRYENGFLDKWNHKVAEMSQNAAFIGGIEVQELEKELSAYAETRYCVSCANGTDALQLALRAVGVGAGDKVLLPDSTFWATFESVVNVSAEPYTVDINKEDLQMDFETFAKAVEEIKPKAAILVHLYGWASKDLQKFRELCTSKNIPLIEDGAQSFGVKVGSESIYKNAHIATTSFYPAKVLGAAGDAGAVFTNDESLANTVRTLANHGRTTHYGHGLVGWNSRLDSLQAAFLRISLKEFPERLKSRQYWAKKYQEELPKLGIRVLSPPEGIEENGYCNACLFSPEERTRLQDLLKEKGIGSGVIYPGAMSAQPGAKDFCKKSFDKGVTKEICSSILNLPLFPYMREDEFQEVITTLKEFKA; this is encoded by the coding sequence ATGGGAGTACCCTTCATTGACATTAAACGTTATGAAAACGGTTTTCTGGACAAATGGAACCACAAGGTTGCTGAGATGTCCCAAAATGCAGCTTTTATCGGTGGTATAGAAGTCCAGGAACTGGAAAAAGAATTATCTGCTTATGCGGAAACCCGGTACTGCGTAAGTTGTGCAAACGGAACCGACGCTCTTCAACTCGCTCTGCGCGCTGTAGGTGTTGGTGCCGGAGATAAGGTTTTACTTCCGGATTCTACCTTCTGGGCTACATTTGAATCTGTAGTGAATGTTTCCGCAGAACCCTATACGGTAGATATCAATAAAGAAGATCTGCAAATGGACTTTGAAACCTTTGCAAAAGCAGTAGAAGAGATAAAACCCAAAGCAGCTATACTGGTTCACCTGTATGGTTGGGCTTCTAAAGACCTACAAAAATTCCGAGAGTTATGTACTTCTAAAAATATTCCCCTGATTGAAGATGGGGCTCAGAGTTTCGGAGTAAAAGTCGGTTCTGAATCCATCTATAAAAATGCACATATTGCCACTACATCTTTTTATCCGGCTAAAGTTTTGGGAGCCGCCGGAGATGCAGGAGCTGTATTTACCAATGATGAGTCGCTGGCCAATACAGTCAGAACTCTCGCCAATCACGGTAGAACCACCCATTATGGCCACGGCCTTGTGGGTTGGAATTCACGCCTGGACTCTCTTCAAGCAGCTTTTCTTCGAATCTCCCTAAAAGAGTTCCCGGAAAGGTTGAAATCCAGACAGTACTGGGCGAAAAAATACCAGGAAGAATTACCCAAACTGGGCATTCGGGTCCTGAGCCCACCGGAAGGCATAGAAGAAAATGGATACTGCAACGCCTGTTTATTTTCTCCGGAAGAAAGGACTCGCCTGCAGGATTTACTAAAAGAAAAGGGAATCGGTTCCGGTGTAATTTATCCGGGAGCTATGTCTGCCCAACCGGGTGCCAAAGACTTCTGTAAAAAATCCTTTGATAAGGGAGTCACAAAAGAAATTTGTAGTAGCATACTGAACCTTCCTCTATTTCCGTATATGAGAGAAGATGAATTTCAGGAAGTGATTACAACTCTTAAAGAATTTAAAGCTTAA
- the lon gene encoding endopeptidase La produces the protein MAKISKKRIPVQEEEYRDSFPDDLYILPVKVRPIFPGIITPLIVPVGLFTDMVEEANKKDGFIGLTLLKEDESDLDVKDNIYEVGVIARILKKINLPDGGINILVNTQQRFRIQKVITETPYLHVKVRYLSEILKGSKNNLKALMRTLMILTRELAQNNPLFTEEMKLTLVNMEEPSRMADFVASILNLEKEEYQSILEMDDIIQKIEEVILYLKKEIELISLQRKINDQINDKLDKQQRNFFLREQLKVIQGELGVHEDRPEKKYNDLLERLIHLKLDEQVISEVAREIEKLNYADPNSGDYNVIRNYLDIINSLPWENSPDRKIDLKFAEKILNRDHYKLDDVKQRILEYLAVKKLNPENHGPILCLVGPPGVGKTSIARSIAESLGKKFFRFSLGGVRDEAEIKGHRRTYIGAMPGKIITALRHLKEKDPVILLDEIDKLSIGIQGDPASALLEVLDPEQNKHFRDHYLDLPFDLSRVLFVATANTMDSIPGVLADRMDVIRLTGYITEEKVEIFKRFLWKKVMEKTGIKDKRIQLDKPAILELVESYSRESGVRSLERMTDKIVRKVAYKQVRGLKFEKTIKKEHLEEYLGVPVFPNDRMTKPTQPGMAVGLAWTNYGGATLLIETLFIRSKNGGIFLTGKLGEVMGESANIALNHIKYLIGDGNYFDERKVHIHVPDGATPKDGPSAGITMATAILSLIIGRIVPAGFGMTGELTLTGEVLPIGGLREKLVAARRAGLNRIIFPRDNEPNLKEVPSYIKKGLRFYPVSRFSEVIEILFKKIDLSKEIQKTKQ, from the coding sequence TTGGCAAAGATAAGTAAAAAGAGAATTCCGGTTCAGGAAGAAGAATACAGAGACTCATTCCCAGACGATCTTTATATCTTACCCGTTAAAGTTCGACCGATTTTTCCGGGAATCATTACCCCTCTCATCGTTCCGGTTGGGTTATTTACGGATATGGTAGAAGAAGCGAATAAAAAAGATGGTTTTATTGGCTTAACACTTCTAAAGGAAGACGAGAGCGATCTTGATGTAAAAGATAATATTTACGAAGTAGGAGTGATTGCCCGGATTCTAAAGAAGATTAATCTTCCGGATGGGGGAATTAACATACTGGTGAACACCCAGCAACGCTTCCGTATTCAAAAAGTTATAACGGAAACTCCCTATCTGCATGTAAAAGTCCGCTATCTTTCTGAAATACTCAAAGGAAGTAAGAACAATTTAAAAGCCCTGATGAGAACTCTTATGATTCTCACCCGGGAACTGGCCCAGAATAACCCTCTTTTTACCGAGGAAATGAAATTAACCCTGGTTAATATGGAAGAACCGAGTCGCATGGCGGATTTTGTAGCTTCTATTTTAAACTTAGAAAAGGAAGAATACCAATCCATTCTGGAAATGGATGATATTATCCAAAAGATTGAAGAAGTCATACTCTATTTAAAAAAAGAAATCGAGCTTATAAGCCTTCAACGAAAAATTAACGACCAGATAAATGATAAGCTCGATAAGCAACAGAGGAATTTCTTCCTTCGGGAGCAGCTAAAGGTCATACAGGGGGAATTAGGTGTCCATGAAGACCGCCCGGAAAAGAAATACAACGATCTATTGGAGCGTTTAATCCATCTCAAGCTCGATGAACAGGTCATTTCCGAGGTAGCCAGAGAGATTGAAAAACTCAACTATGCCGATCCAAACTCCGGTGATTACAATGTAATTCGAAATTATCTGGATATTATCAATTCCCTTCCCTGGGAAAATTCACCTGACAGGAAAATCGATTTAAAATTTGCCGAGAAAATTTTAAACCGTGACCATTATAAACTGGATGATGTAAAGCAAAGGATCCTGGAATATCTTGCTGTAAAAAAGCTGAATCCGGAAAACCACGGGCCGATTCTCTGTCTGGTTGGTCCCCCCGGAGTTGGGAAAACCTCGATAGCCCGCTCCATTGCCGAGAGTCTCGGAAAGAAATTTTTCCGCTTTTCTCTTGGAGGAGTTCGGGATGAAGCAGAAATTAAAGGACACAGAAGAACGTATATTGGCGCCATGCCCGGAAAAATCATTACAGCTCTCAGGCATCTGAAAGAAAAAGATCCGGTTATTCTTTTAGACGAAATAGACAAGCTGAGTATCGGCATCCAGGGAGACCCGGCTTCGGCTCTCTTAGAAGTTCTGGATCCGGAACAAAATAAGCATTTCCGGGATCATTACCTGGACCTGCCCTTTGATCTTTCGAGAGTATTATTTGTAGCAACTGCCAATACTATGGATAGTATTCCCGGTGTTCTGGCAGACAGGATGGATGTAATCCGACTGACCGGTTATATTACCGAAGAAAAAGTAGAAATTTTTAAACGTTTCCTCTGGAAAAAAGTCATGGAAAAAACCGGAATTAAAGACAAAAGAATTCAACTGGACAAACCGGCTATTCTGGAACTGGTGGAGTCTTATTCCAGGGAATCAGGTGTTCGAAGCCTTGAACGCATGACAGATAAAATTGTGCGCAAAGTAGCCTATAAACAGGTTCGAGGGCTTAAATTCGAGAAGACTATCAAAAAAGAGCACTTAGAAGAATACCTCGGAGTCCCGGTTTTTCCCAATGATCGAATGACCAAACCTACTCAACCCGGTATGGCAGTCGGACTCGCCTGGACTAATTATGGAGGAGCTACCCTTCTCATAGAAACCCTTTTTATACGTTCCAAAAATGGAGGAATTTTTCTGACCGGAAAACTGGGAGAGGTTATGGGAGAATCAGCCAATATTGCCCTGAACCATATCAAATACCTGATCGGAGACGGAAACTATTTCGATGAGAGAAAAGTTCATATCCACGTTCCCGATGGTGCCACACCTAAAGACGGGCCGAGCGCCGGTATTACCATGGCAACTGCTATCCTCTCTTTGATTATAGGAAGAATAGTCCCTGCCGGTTTCGGCATGACAGGTGAGCTTACCCTGACCGGTGAGGTTTTACCCATAGGAGGACTGAGAGAAAAACTGGTAGCAGCCCGAAGAGCCGGTCTAAACCGGATTATTTTTCCGAGGGACAATGAGCCAAACCTGAAAGAAGTTCCTTCTTATATAAAAAAAGGCTTACGCTTTTACCCGGTTAGCCGCTTTTCAGAAGTTATCGAGATACTTTTTAAAAAGATAGATTTATCTAAAGAAATACAAAAAACTAAACAGTAA
- a CDS encoding MBL fold metallo-hydrolase has translation MKEKQRPVFNYKGNHFQGVSEGGICTSIFCNELDIIFDIGTLPFDYAHINNLFVSHAHLDHSAGIPYYISQRSLRKLKAPRIYVHEAMYENMQKVIELYSRMEDFTYAYELKSVEQKKYYTLGKNTSFMAWPTIHRIPSQAYTIFDRVNKLKPEYSETPREELLELKKKNIPITEERYTPLVSFSGDTRIEGILESKEALLSRVLFMECTYLDDKRNIANAREWGHIHLDEIIAYANEFKNETIVLIHFSKRYSYKGIRELLNKKLPDSLQGRVISFIP, from the coding sequence ATGAAAGAGAAACAGAGACCCGTTTTTAATTACAAAGGAAATCATTTTCAGGGAGTTTCCGAGGGAGGAATTTGCACCTCAATTTTTTGTAATGAATTAGATATAATATTTGATATTGGAACTTTACCCTTTGATTATGCTCATATCAATAATCTTTTTGTAAGTCACGCTCACCTCGACCACAGTGCCGGTATTCCTTATTACATTTCCCAGCGTTCCCTTCGAAAATTAAAAGCTCCCCGAATTTATGTTCATGAAGCCATGTATGAAAATATGCAAAAAGTAATCGAACTCTATTCCCGGATGGAAGATTTTACTTATGCCTATGAATTGAAGTCGGTTGAACAGAAAAAATACTATACCCTCGGAAAAAATACCAGCTTCATGGCCTGGCCGACAATTCACAGAATTCCTTCCCAGGCTTATACTATTTTTGATAGGGTGAATAAATTAAAACCGGAATATTCTGAAACTCCGAGAGAAGAACTTTTAGAACTAAAGAAAAAGAATATTCCTATAACCGAAGAAAGGTATACGCCTTTGGTGAGCTTTTCCGGTGATACTCGAATTGAGGGAATATTAGAATCCAAAGAAGCTCTTCTTTCCAGGGTTTTATTTATGGAGTGTACCTACCTTGATGACAAAAGAAATATTGCCAATGCAAGAGAATGGGGACATATCCACCTTGACGAAATTATTGCCTATGCAAATGAGTTTAAAAATGAAACTATCGTTTTAATACATTTTTCTAAGCGTTATTCTTATAAAGGTATTCGTGAATTATTAAATAAGAAGCTACCTGATAGTTTGCAGGGAAGAGTTATTAGTTTTATTCCTTAA